A window from Thermoanaerobaculales bacterium encodes these proteins:
- a CDS encoding MerR family transcriptional regulator has product MKSKPRYRMISWVAERYNVHPQTLRLWEREGLLQPARSKGNTRMYDEEACDRLETVLSLTRDLGVNLAGVEIILNLKQQIAKLQAENELLAKMLRRTVQQKSEVPRYHAIVKVESASIRAVEDE; this is encoded by the coding sequence GTGAAGTCGAAGCCGCGTTACCGCATGATCTCGTGGGTTGCGGAGCGGTACAACGTCCATCCGCAGACGCTCCGGCTCTGGGAGCGCGAGGGGCTGCTGCAGCCCGCCCGGTCCAAGGGCAACACGCGGATGTACGACGAGGAGGCCTGCGACCGGCTGGAGACCGTGCTCTCGCTGACCCGCGACCTCGGCGTCAACCTGGCGGGGGTGGAGATCATCCTCAACCTCAAGCAGCAGATCGCCAAGCTGCAAGCCGAGAACGAGCTGCTGGCCAAGATGCTGCGCAGGACCGTGCAGCAGAAGTCCGAGGTGCCCAGGTACCACGCCATCGTGAAGGTCGAGTCGGCCTCGATCCGGGCGGTTGAGGACGAATGA
- the dnaK gene encoding molecular chaperone DnaK — translation MSRVIGIDLGTTNSVVAVMEGGKPTVIPNQEGNRTTASVVAFTPSGERLVGQVAKRQAVTNPENTVFSAKRFMGRRFDEVVSEIKTVPFRVVKGENDTARIQIMGRVYSPPEISAMVLQKLKAAAEDYVGGKIEKAVITVPAYFNDAQRQATKDAGQIAGLEVLRLVNEPTAAALAYGLDKKADETIAVFDFGGGTFDISILEVGAGVVEVKSTNGDTHLGGDDIDQLIIEWLVDEFRKDQGVDLAKDRMSLQRLKEASEKAKMELSSVMETDINLPFITADASGPKHLNIRLTRSKFEQMIAPLVERTLEPCRQALKDAGLAAKDVDEVVLVGGSTRIPMVVKLVADFFGKDPHKGVNPDEVVAIGAAVQAGVLAGEVKDMLLLDVTPLSLGVETLGGVTDVVIPRNTTIPTRKSKVYSTADDNQNQVEIHVLQGERSMAGDNRTLGRFHLVGIPPAPRGIPQIEVTFDIDANGILHVAAKDRGTGHEQNIQITSSSGLSDSEIDKMVNEAQAHAADDSKKRGEIETRNKLDGLIYSTGKLVNENREKLAGTDLSEAERALEDAKKALEEGAADRMERAYEKLTQASHQVAAALYKASSAGSGGAGPAPGGGAGDAAGQASKGDDEVIDAEYVDVDADERS, via the coding sequence ATGTCACGAGTCATTGGCATCGACCTCGGAACCACCAACTCGGTGGTCGCCGTCATGGAGGGTGGCAAGCCCACCGTCATTCCGAACCAGGAAGGGAACCGCACGACCGCATCGGTGGTTGCCTTCACACCGAGCGGGGAGCGCCTGGTGGGCCAGGTCGCCAAGCGCCAGGCGGTGACGAACCCGGAGAACACGGTTTTCTCGGCCAAGCGCTTCATGGGCCGCCGCTTCGACGAGGTGGTCTCGGAGATCAAGACCGTTCCCTTCCGGGTGGTGAAAGGGGAGAACGACACCGCCAGGATCCAGATCATGGGACGGGTCTACTCGCCGCCCGAGATCTCGGCGATGGTCCTGCAGAAGCTCAAGGCCGCCGCCGAGGACTACGTGGGAGGCAAGATCGAGAAGGCCGTGATCACGGTGCCGGCCTACTTCAACGACGCCCAGCGCCAGGCCACCAAGGATGCCGGGCAGATCGCCGGCCTCGAGGTCCTCCGGCTGGTCAACGAGCCGACGGCAGCGGCGCTCGCCTACGGGCTCGACAAGAAGGCCGACGAGACGATTGCCGTGTTCGACTTCGGCGGCGGCACCTTCGACATCTCGATCCTCGAGGTCGGGGCCGGGGTCGTCGAGGTCAAGTCGACCAACGGCGACACCCACCTCGGCGGCGACGACATCGACCAGCTGATCATCGAGTGGCTGGTCGACGAGTTCAGGAAGGACCAGGGCGTCGACCTGGCAAAGGACCGGATGTCCCTGCAGCGGCTCAAGGAGGCGTCGGAGAAGGCCAAGATGGAGCTGTCCTCGGTCATGGAGACCGACATCAACCTGCCGTTCATCACCGCCGACGCATCGGGGCCCAAGCACCTGAACATCCGCCTGACCCGCTCCAAGTTCGAGCAGATGATCGCCCCGCTCGTCGAGCGGACCCTCGAGCCGTGCCGGCAGGCCCTGAAGGACGCCGGGCTCGCGGCGAAGGACGTCGACGAGGTGGTCCTGGTCGGCGGCTCGACGAGAATCCCGATGGTCGTCAAGCTGGTCGCCGACTTCTTCGGCAAGGACCCGCACAAGGGCGTCAACCCGGACGAGGTGGTGGCGATCGGCGCCGCGGTGCAGGCCGGGGTCCTGGCCGGCGAGGTCAAGGACATGCTGCTGCTCGACGTCACGCCGCTGTCGCTCGGCGTCGAGACGCTGGGCGGCGTGACCGACGTGGTGATCCCGCGCAACACCACCATCCCGACCCGCAAGAGCAAGGTGTACTCGACGGCGGATGACAACCAGAACCAGGTCGAGATCCACGTGCTCCAGGGCGAGCGCTCGATGGCCGGCGACAACCGGACCCTGGGGCGCTTCCACCTGGTGGGCATCCCGCCGGCGCCGCGCGGCATCCCGCAGATCGAGGTGACCTTCGACATCGACGCCAACGGCATCCTGCACGTGGCGGCCAAGGACCGGGGCACCGGCCATGAGCAGAACATCCAGATCACCAGCTCCTCGGGGCTCTCGGACAGCGAGATCGACAAGATGGTGAACGAGGCCCAGGCGCACGCGGCCGACGACTCGAAGAAGAGAGGCGAGATCGAAACCCGCAACAAGCTCGACGGGCTGATCTACTCGACCGGCAAGCTGGTGAACGAGAACCGTGAGAAGCTCGCCGGGACCGACCTTTCCGAGGCCGAGCGGGCGCTCGAGGACGCGAAGAAGGCCCTCGAGGAGGGCGCCGCGGATCGGATGGAGCGCGCGTACGAGAAGCTCACCCAGGCCAGCCACCAGGTCGCCGCGGCCCTGTACAAGGCCAGCTCGGCCGGCAGCGGCGGCGCCGGGCCGGCCCCGGGCGGCGGCGCCGGCGACGCAGCGGGCCAAGCCTCGAAGGGAGACGACGAGGTCATCGACGCCGAGTACGTCGACGTTGACGCCGACGAGCGCTCGTGA
- a CDS encoding DUF4388 domain-containing protein — protein sequence MALEGTLRDFSFADILQLISLQRKTGVLTLKHEEKLVTISFVDGCIVGSSSLNQHPEDRIGLILLKRGELTEDGLEMALRRQEETLQRLGRILIDSRVVSPDSIRIALGQQILQVVYRVFRWSDGEYHFSQEKSVDYDRDLMVPMAADSIIMEGARMTDEWPFIDQRIPDRSAILMKVDPARQFEVIEAEERDIDELRFSFADSPEEAPRPEPPGDRLTRDQMLVYDLVNGRDTVEELILRSPLIEFETCKALADLVDRRIVRQASPEEIARQVSRDAAATPELRRSAPIPWLAIPLAAVLAFSVAMIPFNAANPIVRFRPEVWNGIVQQGVSWLRLVRLARTAETFYALEGLYPESAADLLDAGYLSDVSDPWRRPYRLSTREGRLVASGTDAKGEPAPALTISRNLAMEPDEAVGGSQTRPGVRLLE from the coding sequence ATGGCCCTCGAGGGGACCCTGCGCGACTTCTCGTTCGCCGACATCCTCCAGCTGATCTCCCTGCAGCGGAAGACCGGCGTGCTGACGCTCAAGCACGAGGAGAAGCTGGTCACCATCTCATTCGTCGATGGCTGCATCGTGGGCTCCTCGTCGCTCAACCAGCATCCGGAGGACCGGATCGGCCTCATCCTGCTCAAGCGCGGCGAGCTGACCGAGGATGGGCTCGAGATGGCGCTGCGGCGCCAGGAAGAGACCCTCCAGCGCCTGGGCAGGATCCTGATCGACTCCCGGGTGGTGTCGCCGGACTCGATCCGGATCGCGCTCGGGCAGCAGATCCTGCAGGTCGTCTACCGCGTCTTCCGCTGGTCGGACGGCGAGTACCACTTCTCGCAGGAGAAGAGCGTCGACTACGACCGCGATCTGATGGTGCCGATGGCCGCCGACTCCATCATCATGGAAGGCGCCAGGATGACCGACGAGTGGCCGTTCATCGACCAGCGGATCCCGGACCGCTCGGCCATCCTGATGAAAGTGGATCCGGCACGCCAGTTCGAGGTCATTGAAGCCGAGGAGCGCGACATTGACGAGCTCAGGTTCAGCTTCGCGGACTCGCCCGAGGAGGCACCGCGGCCCGAACCGCCCGGCGACCGGCTGACCCGCGACCAGATGCTGGTCTACGACCTGGTCAACGGCCGCGATACGGTCGAGGAGCTGATCCTGCGCAGCCCGCTCATCGAGTTCGAGACGTGCAAGGCGCTCGCTGACCTGGTCGATCGCCGGATCGTGCGGCAGGCCAGCCCGGAGGAGATCGCCCGGCAGGTCAGCCGGGACGCCGCGGCGACGCCCGAGCTGCGGCGCTCGGCCCCCATCCCCTGGCTGGCGATCCCGCTCGCGGCGGTGCTGGCGTTCTCGGTCGCGATGATCCCGTTCAACGCCGCCAACCCGATCGTCCGCTTCCGGCCTGAGGTGTGGAACGGCATCGTCCAGCAGGGCGTCTCGTGGCTGCGGCTGGTCCGGCTCGCACGGACGGCCGAAACCTTCTACGCGCTCGAGGGCCTCTATCCGGAGAGCGCCGCCGACCTGCTCGACGCCGGCTACCTGAGCGACGTCAGCGACCCCTGGCGCCGTCCGTACCGCCTGTCCACGCGCGAAGGCCGGCTGGTGGCCAGCGGCACCGACGCGAAGGGCGAGCCGGCGCCGGCCCTCACGATCAGCCGGAACCTGGCCATGGAGCCTGACGAGGCGGTCGGTGGCTCGCAAACCCGGCCAGGGGTTCGGCTGCTCGAATAA
- a CDS encoding tetratricopeptide repeat protein produces MIRRLLCALAVMLVPAWGHSASALADDWLKVQRALAASDREEFTERVRQLQARAADCQALRLTPYAEALVTWASRHPDALGAVAVRAARELDPELPSSHFLVARWQWKRGSVVGAARSYIGGWWALFAFEPTRAMLGAAAGGWVLLSLGWAILLAVLVQTVTFLPRVAHDAVELARLAPRPANATVLALAVLVLPLFGGLGPTWLLMYLFALGWAYMATARQRVAAVVSCALLAVVVPLLAAWQQATLRWPVLETRVASMLDERRIDFPTLHELGDLDGGLGDNASFRVLLGELHRMHGDFDQARIEFQRAVLADAGNPMPRVFLGNLALEDGDVQLAIQMYNDAIRSDPREALAHRNLSFAYDQARRFKDGDAARTTAKEIAGADWQELGIPGRDARIRYPRLGREDVEAVMASVAARSSVATRMASARDRFVQSLFSPTSLVFWLCGALGVVVLLARSGRMWTAQRCSKCGRTFCEKCKTASDNETLCSQCISVFLKRDLVAVDQQLAKQARVRRWDTVATVARRAAGVLLPGSHDLADGRPWLGLATGALAWLCLLGALAWAPRVLPSVDPFAAVVPVQVALGAGFLALWLRSIIGAWQGR; encoded by the coding sequence ATGATCCGCCGGCTGCTGTGCGCGCTGGCTGTCATGCTGGTGCCGGCCTGGGGGCACTCGGCGTCGGCCCTCGCCGACGACTGGCTCAAGGTGCAGCGCGCCCTGGCCGCATCCGACCGCGAGGAGTTCACCGAGCGCGTGCGGCAGCTGCAGGCGCGGGCGGCCGACTGCCAGGCGCTGCGGCTCACGCCCTACGCCGAGGCCCTGGTCACCTGGGCGAGCCGCCACCCGGACGCCCTCGGTGCGGTCGCAGTCCGGGCGGCCCGCGAGCTCGACCCCGAGCTGCCGTCCAGCCACTTCCTGGTCGCACGGTGGCAGTGGAAGCGCGGTAGCGTCGTCGGCGCCGCGCGCTCGTACATCGGCGGCTGGTGGGCGCTGTTCGCGTTCGAGCCGACACGCGCGATGCTCGGTGCCGCGGCGGGGGGATGGGTGCTGCTGTCGCTGGGTTGGGCGATCCTCCTGGCCGTGCTCGTGCAGACGGTGACGTTCCTGCCGCGCGTCGCGCACGACGCCGTTGAGCTCGCGCGACTCGCCCCCCGGCCGGCGAACGCGACCGTGCTGGCGCTCGCCGTCCTCGTGCTGCCGCTGTTCGGCGGGCTCGGGCCGACCTGGCTGCTGATGTACCTGTTCGCGCTCGGCTGGGCCTACATGGCCACCGCCCGCCAGCGAGTGGCGGCGGTGGTCAGCTGTGCTCTGCTCGCCGTTGTGGTGCCGTTGCTCGCGGCCTGGCAGCAGGCGACGCTGCGGTGGCCGGTGCTGGAGACGAGAGTGGCGAGCATGCTCGACGAGCGTCGGATCGACTTCCCCACGCTCCACGAGCTCGGCGATCTCGACGGCGGGCTCGGCGACAACGCCTCCTTCCGCGTCCTGCTCGGCGAGCTGCACCGCATGCACGGCGATTTCGACCAGGCGCGAATCGAGTTCCAGCGGGCAGTCCTGGCCGACGCGGGCAATCCGATGCCGCGCGTGTTCCTCGGCAACCTGGCGCTCGAGGACGGCGACGTGCAGCTCGCGATCCAGATGTACAACGACGCGATCCGGAGCGATCCCCGGGAGGCGCTTGCCCACCGCAATCTGTCGTTCGCGTACGACCAGGCGCGGCGGTTCAAGGACGGGGACGCTGCCCGCACCACGGCGAAGGAGATCGCCGGCGCGGACTGGCAGGAGCTCGGCATCCCGGGGCGGGATGCGCGGATCCGATACCCGCGGCTGGGCCGGGAAGACGTCGAGGCGGTCATGGCGAGCGTCGCCGCCCGATCCAGCGTGGCAACCCGGATGGCGTCGGCGAGGGACCGCTTCGTACAGTCTCTGTTCTCGCCGACGTCGCTGGTGTTCTGGCTGTGCGGTGCCCTCGGCGTCGTCGTGCTGCTGGCGCGCAGCGGGCGGATGTGGACCGCGCAGCGCTGCAGCAAGTGCGGCAGGACCTTCTGCGAGAAGTGCAAGACCGCGTCCGACAACGAAACTCTGTGCAGCCAGTGCATCTCGGTGTTCCTCAAGCGCGACCTGGTCGCCGTCGATCAGCAGCTGGCGAAGCAGGCGCGGGTCCGGCGCTGGGACACGGTGGCGACGGTGGCGCGGCGGGCCGCGGGAGTGCTGCTTCCGGGCAGCCATGACCTGGCGGACGGGCGACCGTGGCTGGGCCTGGCGACCGGCGCCCTGGCATGGCTCTGCCTGCTGGGAGCGCTGGCGTGGGCGCCGCGGGTGCTGCCGAGCGTGGATCCCTTCGCGGCCGTGGTTCCGGTGCAGGTCGCCCTCGGGGCAGGGTTCCTCGCGCTGTGGCTGCGCAGCATCATCGGCGCGTGGCAGGGGAGGTGA
- a CDS encoding DUF1844 domain-containing protein has protein sequence MSDSDGSSSRIKVVDRRWFTDDGDPRPDRPASAQPLPARGAAEPPPPAATSAPAPTTSPEFIDLLQMIGGQAELMLTGAEGLPPHPDQARMLIDCLGALEVKTRGNLSPQESQILSNLLFHLRSLFVQGGR, from the coding sequence GTGAGCGACTCGGACGGGTCGTCCTCCAGGATCAAGGTCGTCGACCGGCGCTGGTTCACGGACGATGGCGACCCGCGCCCCGACCGTCCAGCGAGCGCACAGCCGCTGCCGGCACGCGGCGCCGCCGAGCCGCCGCCGCCGGCTGCGACCTCCGCCCCTGCGCCGACGACATCGCCTGAGTTCATCGACCTGCTCCAGATGATCGGCGGCCAGGCGGAGCTGATGCTGACCGGGGCGGAGGGACTGCCGCCCCATCCCGATCAGGCGCGGATGCTCATCGACTGCCTCGGCGCGCTGGAGGTCAAGACCCGGGGCAACCTCTCCCCCCAGGAGTCGCAGATCCTGTCCAACTTGCTGTTCCACCTGCGGAGCCTGTTCGTGCAGGGCGGTCGATGA